The genomic window ATCACCGAATTTATCCTGGGCATTTACAAATAAAGTGGTACAGAGAAGCGTTGCAGCGAAAAGATATTTCATTAGGAATAGTAGTTTAGTTGCTGAAAGTACAAATTTTAGCTAGAGATTACTAGCTGTAACGTATATTTTGCTTTTGAGTAATAGCAGATAGGTATATTTTTTATACTAAGACAAAGGATTAGCAGTCTTTTCCCCATGCACAACCGTGCCTCGGCTCACCGCTGCCGATGGGCGCTTTCTTTTCTCTTGATAAAAAAGAAACAAAAGATCAAGGCTTGCATCCTTTCTTGTAAAAAACTACAAAAATCTCAATTGCGGCAGTCTATAGGCTCTTTCCTAACTTCGTTGCCACCACACTCGCTTAACACTGCCTTGACCTATGGAAGTATTGGTGAAACTGCAAAGATTTTTGTGCTTTTTCCAACGAAAATCTGCCAGGCCGCACAGCAAAGTGCAGTTATGCCACTTAGCACTTTACACCACAAAAGGCTTAAATGTCCTCAGGTGACTCAGGTAATCAGAATAATTTTGGGGAAAACCTTTAATGGTAAACTAGGATTGCACATGCGCCTTTTTCTTAGGAAACACCAATGAAGCCACAATGCTCATCACTAAGATACTGAGAATCACTATCAAAGAATGCTCAGTAGTGAAACCCCATTTCTCCAGATAAGTATGTCCCAGCATTTTTATCCCGATAAAGGCCAATAACACGGCTAATCCGGTTTTTAAATAATGGAATTTATGGATGATATTCACCAATAGGAAGAACATGGAACGTAAACCCATGATGGCAAAAATATTAGAGAAAAATACAATGTAAGGATCTTTTGTTACCGCAAAAATAGCCGGTATAGAATCGACAGCGAATAAAAGATCGGTAAATTCAACAATAAGCAGCACCAAAAACAAAGGCGTTACCAGCGTTTTATGGTTAATTTTTACGAAGAATTTTTTACCCTCATACTTCGGATGAATAGAAAATATTTTTGAGGCCCATTTAACCACCGGATGATTTTCTGGATCAATCTTATCATCTTCATCTTTGCTAAAGAACATTTTTACCCCAGTAAAAACAAGGAAAGCGCCAAACAAATAGAGGATCCAGGCAAATTTTGCAATTAGTGCTGCACCAACAAAAATGAAGATGAAACGCATGATAATGGCACCCAAAATACCCCAGAACAATACACGGTGATAATATTTTTCTTCAACGGCAAAGGCGGAAAAAACGAGTACGATCACAAAGATATTATCTACAGAAAGTGCATACTCAATTACATAACCGGTTAAAAATTCTAAGCCAAGGTTTTGTTTATATACTGCTAAACTTCCTTCAAAATCATTGGGAATTAGTTTAATGTGATGCTGGTGTCGTATTACAATTTCTTGCAGGTGTGCAAAATCCTTTATTCCATGTAGCTGGTGCCCTTCGGTTAACAGTATAAAGTAAAAACCGATAGCCAAAGCCACCATGATCAAACTCATCACCCCAGCTTGTTTTAAGCTCACCACATGCTCTTTCCGGCTAAAAAGACCAAGGTCTAAAGCAAGAATCAATGCAATAAAAAGAAGAAAACCTAAGCTAAAAAGTAATTCGTTACCCATTATTTTTTACGTTCAGTGGTGTACAGTACAAGTTGTTCTAAACCAGTTCGCGCTTCGCCTGCCTCAAAACTGTGCAAAATATCAAATGCTTCCTTCTGGTACTCCTGCATTTTTTGGTTCGCATAATACACACCTTCGTGGGCATTTACGAAATCTATAATCTGCTGAATTTTAACCGGATCGTCCTGGTGGTTTTTCACCAGATTAATTATTTTTTTACGTTCAGTTTTTTCAGCTTTATTCAATGCATAAATTAAAGGTAGTGTTACTTTCTTCTCTTTAATATCAATACCCAAAGGTTTGCCTACATCATCAGTACCGAAATCGAAGGTATCGTCTTTAATCTGAAAGGCAATCCCTACTTTTTCGCCAAACAGACGCATTTTTTCTATCGTATCATCATCAGCACCTGCCGAAGCAGCCCCCGCAGCACAACAAGAAGCAATTAAAGAAGCTGTTTTCTGTCGGATCACATCAAAATATAAATCTTCCGAAATATCCATCCTCCGCACCTTTTCTACCTGCAATAGCTCTCCTTCACTCATTTGTTTTACCGCTTCCGATACAATTTGTAACAAACGGTGTTCGTTATTGTTTACCGAAAGTAATAATCCTTTAGCCAACAGATAATCGCCAACCAGAACGGCGATCTTGTTTTTCCATAAAGCATTGATAGAGAAAAAGCCACGGCGCTCATAAGCATTATCGACCACATCATCATGCACCAAAGTAGCGGTATGTAAAAGCTCTACCAAAGCAGCTCCACGATGGGTTGATTCTGTAATTCCACCGCATAGTTTAGCCGCAAAAAACACGAACATCGGCCGCATTTGTTTGCCTTTTTGCTTTACAATATAATGGGTAATCCTATCCAGCAACGGTGCGTCGCTATGCATAGATTCTTTAAAGGTTTTTTCAAACGCTTTAATATCAGCAGCAATAGGTGTTTTTATCTGTTCGATTCCCGGCATTAAGTCGAAAAATTTTGATTGCAAACTTAAACTAATTTCCCATAAAAAGGTAATGTGCAATCGTATTATTAAGGATTTGAAAAGCAATAGCTTAATCTTTAACATCTTTTGCTCCTGCGATTGCCCATAGTCCTCGCCCTTATGCTTGAAGCTGGGGGCTATTTGGCGCAATTGGGTTTAACATTATGGGTTAGTGCAGACAATAACCCCTCCATACGATAATTAATTCCTCAAAAAGATTAGCTTTATTTAATTTCAAATTTTACATTTAAACCAATATTAGCTGAGCCTAGATGAAAAAACGCTACAAAGTACTTATCGGCCTTTCGGCATTAATTGTTACAGGCTACCTACTGGGGCCAAAACCCAAAAAACCGGTTTACAACAAAGAACTTACACAGGTTCCCGATCTGGAAGATTTAGACCGTTATGTGGCCAGCATAGAATCGATGCATAAAATAAAACCGGGTAACGAAGCCGAAATCATCTGGGCCGATCCTCTCCACAAGCAAACCGAGTATGCCATTGTTTACCTCCATGGTTTTTCAGCATCAAAAACAGAAGGAAATCCCGTTTACCTAAATTTAGCAAAAGAACTAAATGCCAATCTATACTTAGCGCGTTTGGCCGACCATGGCATTGATACACTTGCGCCCATGCAATATTTCACTGCCGATCGCCTTTGGGAAACCAGTAAACAGGCTTATGCCATCGGCAAAAAACTGGGCAAAAAAGT from Flavobacterium sp. W4I14 includes these protein-coding regions:
- a CDS encoding hypothetical protein (product_source=Hypo-rule applied); its protein translation is MHNRASAHRCRWALSFLLIKKKQKIKACILSCKKLQKSQLRQSIGSFLTSLPPHSLNTALTYGSIGETAKIFVLFPTKICQAAQQSAVMPLSTLHHKRLKCPQVTQVIRIILGKTFNGKLGLHMRLFLRKHQ
- a CDS encoding tellurite resistance protein TerC (product_source=KO:K05794; cog=COG0861; ko=KO:K05794; pfam=PF03741; superfamily=54593; tigrfam=TIGR03718; transmembrane_helix_parts=Outside_1_4,TMhelix_5_27,Inside_28_38,TMhelix_39_58,Outside_59_104,TMhelix_105_127,Inside_128_139,TMhelix_140_162,Outside_163_166,TMhelix_167_186,Inside_187_228,TMhelix_229_248,Outside_249_262,TMhelix_263_285,Inside_286_291,TMhelix_292_314,Outside_315_323,TMhelix_324_343,Inside_344_351), with protein sequence MGNELLFSLGFLLFIALILALDLGLFSRKEHVVSLKQAGVMSLIMVALAIGFYFILLTEGHQLHGIKDFAHLQEIVIRHQHHIKLIPNDFEGSLAVYKQNLGLEFLTGYVIEYALSVDNIFVIVLVFSAFAVEEKYYHRVLFWGILGAIIMRFIFIFVGAALIAKFAWILYLFGAFLVFTGVKMFFSKDEDDKIDPENHPVVKWASKIFSIHPKYEGKKFFVKINHKTLVTPLFLVLLIVEFTDLLFAVDSIPAIFAVTKDPYIVFFSNIFAIMGLRSMFFLLVNIIHKFHYLKTGLAVLLAFIGIKMLGHTYLEKWGFTTEHSLIVILSILVMSIVASLVFPKKKAHVQS
- a CDS encoding octaprenyl-diphosphate synthase (product_source=KO:K02523; cath_funfam=1.10.600.10; cog=COG0142; ko=KO:K02523; pfam=PF00348; superfamily=48576): MHITFLWEISLSLQSKFFDLMPGIEQIKTPIAADIKAFEKTFKESMHSDAPLLDRITHYIVKQKGKQMRPMFVFFAAKLCGGITESTHRGAALVELLHTATLVHDDVVDNAYERRGFFSINALWKNKIAVLVGDYLLAKGLLLSVNNNEHRLLQIVSEAVKQMSEGELLQVEKVRRMDISEDLYFDVIRQKTASLIASCCAAGAASAGADDDTIEKMRLFGEKVGIAFQIKDDTFDFGTDDVGKPLGIDIKEKKVTLPLIYALNKAEKTERKKIINLVKNHQDDPVKIQQIIDFVNAHEGVYYANQKMQEYQKEAFDILHSFEAGEARTGLEQLVLYTTERKK